Proteins from a genomic interval of Staphylococcus debuckii:
- the isaB gene encoding immunodominant staphylococcal antigen IsaB family protein, translated as MKKVIAATGVTLTLALGTSVLPANNDAGNEAHAATQPYYNYTGYTAYDTSFVLDSNFVRALQHGNVTLNGYKIQGEHQATNNDNDNNESVKVYDQKMIINPKTNRAITAAFPAKSGQISKQDVINAYGSNYNFVKHYPNDPDNTGIMKYEFDGSTVNFNFTNGYLTSVGINGGVLTSL; from the coding sequence ATGAAAAAAGTAATTGCAGCAACCGGCGTAACCTTAACTTTGGCACTTGGTACGAGCGTCCTTCCAGCAAACAACGATGCAGGCAATGAAGCACATGCAGCAACACAACCTTATTATAATTACACTGGCTATACAGCGTATGATACAAGTTTTGTTCTAGACTCGAATTTTGTGAGAGCTTTACAGCATGGTAACGTTACTTTGAATGGGTATAAGATTCAAGGAGAACATCAAGCAACCAATAATGATAATGATAATAATGAATCTGTAAAGGTTTATGACCAGAAAATGATTATTAATCCTAAAACAAATAGAGCTATTACCGCAGCATTTCCAGCTAAATCAGGACAAATTAGTAAACAAGATGTTATTAATGCATATGGCTCAAATTATAACTTTGTAAAACACTATCCAAATGATCCGGACAACACTGGAATAATGAAGTATGAATTTGATGGCAGCACAGTTAATTTTAACTTTACAAATGGTTATTTAACTAGCGTTGGTATTAATGGCGGTGTGTTAACTTCGCTATAG
- the isaB gene encoding immunodominant staphylococcal antigen IsaB family protein, which translates to MKKVIAATGVTLTLALGTSVLPTNAHAATQPYYNYTGYTSYDSKFLIDPDFVNALKYNNVTFNGYQFSSQKEYNSSPMKGVKVYDQTIGINQQTNKVVQISFALKQGQVSKQDVIDAYGPDYIFSGEKGSNDTGLMEYQLNGSTISIDFYKGTATSGTIVGWEMNNK; encoded by the coding sequence ATGAAAAAAGTAATTGCAGCAACCGGCGTAACCTTGACGTTAGCACTTGGTACAAGTGTCCTTCCAACAAACGCACATGCAGCAACACAACCTTATTATAATTACACTGGCTATACGAGCTATGATTCAAAATTTTTAATTGATCCAGATTTTGTGAATGCGTTGAAATATAACAATGTGACATTCAATGGTTATCAATTTTCTTCGCAAAAAGAATATAACTCAAGCCCAATGAAGGGTGTTAAAGTGTATGATCAAACTATTGGTATTAATCAACAGACTAATAAAGTAGTGCAAATTTCTTTCGCACTTAAACAAGGACAAGTCAGTAAACAAGATGTTATAGATGCGTATGGACCAGATTATATATTTTCAGGTGAAAAAGGTTCTAATGATACAGGCCTTATGGAGTATCAATTAAATGGAAGTACAATCAGCATTGATTTTTATAAAGGCACAGCCACTTCTGGAACGATTGTAGGATGGGAAATGAATAATAAGTAA